A region of the Silene latifolia isolate original U9 population chromosome 9, ASM4854445v1, whole genome shotgun sequence genome:
agatcacttcatcacccattaaagcgataatcgaaaagaagtcgaataatcaagtccttgcggatccagtatatgaacttgtgggctttcaaagcataagtgtcatagaaagtgaattggcacccctatactacgatccctactccaacttggtggtcaaccacatactcaaatcccagggatacttccctggaatgcctttgaaccctatccgaagaaacaccttcgcaccctacaaggaaggcaactaaaaaaggatgCCACTTGGACTaaggtacaaacccacaaaagaggaagttctcgagatgcttgctcaagttcaaaaccgtaactacgtaggagtccaaatgcggccctatctccctaccctaaatggatacgttgttaaggaaggaagtctagaactctttcacggatttcccgaaccttggcactatctcgaaaggaagctagccgtaatcgagatctttcacgattgctacttcattcctccagaaacggttcctaccgtcaaagctcgtcaagcaccttgcttagacgaacaagctgttagtctattgtttggagaagatcgatttgttagagccgcgcaggatgagatcattactatgatacttcaagacgaccacttcaaccctaccgcgttaatcacagaaacaaacgcgaatcaacagaaaggatggagaaagtcaatcaagtggaccaacaatcaaggaagactcttcaagctcaccactggagaaggagagatgttcaaaggagaaccataagacgatgaattcgagtcagagtcagagtcatagtctagagaagtcactaaggagtctcctcctgtcgtcatccccattccctttgtttcttcTAGCTTAGTCTCAAATAGCAACAATAGTTCGGGAAAtatcccaacaactgtccctttaccgccactgaccacagatcagatggcttctttgtttcaaattttctcaaactttaatatgaataaatcaggttctacttactctttgtgttatcttgagtgcaattctgtttacgatgatactgaggatgacccaaacccagactcaattgagatacctccctacatagccaaggaaatactacaagagggggaagggggaccagtaatagagaacaccgaacccatcaatataggaaccgaactagaaccccaagaacttaggatagggactaccttgagccccaccgaaagggccagtctcaaagacctcctaaacgagttcaaagacattttcgcttggtcctacaaagatatgccagggatcgacagggatatcgccgaacatagaatcccaattaagccaggtttcaagcccgtaaaacaaaagcttcgtcgaatgaggacataatgggctctcaagatcaaggaagaagtcgataagcaattcaaagctggattcatcaaagtttctgagtactctgactgggtagccaacatagtacctgtacccaaaaaggatgggagaatccgtgtttgtgttgattttagagacttaaacaaagcaagtcctaaagatgactttcctataccacatatcgacatattggtggacaataccgcagaccacacattactatccttcatggatgggtacgcgggctataaccaaatcaaaatggccatagaagacatgcataagaccgtctttgtcactcaatggggaacctattgctatacggtcatgccgtttgggttaatcaatgtcggagctacatatcaacgcaccgcgagCACagtcctacatgacatgatgcataaagaagttgaggtatatgtagacgacatgattgtcaagtccaaggacagagaagggcatattgcgaaccttcgcgaATTCTTCTTAaagctacgaaagtacaacatgaggctcaatcctcagaagtgcacattcggagtaacatctggcaaactcctgggatacgtcgtaagccaacgaggtatagaaatagaccttccaaaatcaaggcttTGATCGAAAGGCCataacctcaaacagaaaaagaagtcagaggattcctgggtaaAGTACAATagataagtcgattcatatcgaaactcgccatgatttgtgaacctatcttcaagaagctaaagaaaacagatcacaccatgtgggatgatgactgtcagaaggcatttgaccgaatcaaggagatattagctaaaccacccatGCTCAAgacacctcaacgagatcaacctcttggtctgtatctcacagtgactgaaacagccatgggcggcatgctagctcaaaccatagGAAAGGAAAAAAGGGCtgtttactaccttagtaagaagttcttggagtacgagtgcaaatattcacaacttgaaaagacatgcctctctcttgtgtgggcaacgaagaagctacgacattacatgcttagctactccgtcaaaatattctccaaaatggatccaatcaaatacctcttcgagaaacccgtcctcaacggacgattagcaagatggactttgatgctctcagagtttgatctcaagtacgtgcccctgaaagttataaaagggcgcgccgttgccgaattctttgcaaaaaatcccatcaatgatgcacaaacaatagatacttggtcgtttccagacgaggatatgcTCCAAACtggtgtagactcttgggacctttacttcgatgaagcatcaaacttaagaggatttggaataggagtgttgctcatttctcctgaaggcgagcatacaccaatctctgtcaaactcgacttcgaggtgacaaataatgctgcagaatacgaagcttatctcgttggactacaagcggcagtgagcttaggcattaaaaacctccgagtacatggggattcatccctggtCATCAATAAAGTtatgggatcttggaaaatccgaagcgaaagcctagcaccttatcaagccaggatagaccaagttgcgcaattctttgatcacgtgacctatctacacctacttcgagaagaaaatcaatttgcggatgctgttgcaaaactcgcatctttgattagtatgccagatgacatggtggaaatgcctttatgtatcgaacgacggtcgaagccagcttatgtccaccaaataaCCGACGAATAGGAAGACACAGAGGAGCCTTGGtttcaagcaatcctaaatttcaagctcaacggtacctatccaccggatatggacaaaagtggacaacgtgctatacgtctactcgcttcccaatacgttctcatgcaaggagaactatacaaaagaacacctcttggtgtaatcctacgttgccttgatcattcacaggcgcgtaaagtaatggaagaagttcatgatggagaatgcggtcctcacatgagtgggcccatgatggcaaataaaatcacacgtttggggtactattggaccacaatggaatccgattgcatcaaatacgtaagacattgccacaactgccaaatcttcgggaatgtacagcatgtccctcctttattgctctatacaatgacatctccttggccattttctgcttggggaatcgacataatcgggaagataaccccaaccGGAActggaggtcactgtttcatcctagtagcaatcgactatttcaccaaatgggtagaagcggctaactacactagtctcacggctaaaaacgtgccAAAGTTAGTACTTTTACTGAAGTCCCTGGAGAGGATTTGCAGGAAACTGCAGAAATTTCTTTTTTTCTGAATGGTTCAGTTCCTCTTGCTAATAAGTATCAGGTTTTGGAACCAGGAGAGATACTAGAGGTTGTTGAGATTATTTCTGAGACTGATTTGGTACTAGGTGCTAATTCTGAAGGGGCAAAATTGGTATGGCATCTACTATGGAGAATGTAGACCCAGGATGCTCTTTGCTAGGTCAGAGATCTCCAGTGGGAATGCCTTCCTCTTCTGATCCTTCTTCTGAGTTGCACTCAGGATGTGCTGTGTTGGATGGTAAGATTGTTGTTCCTCCTGATAAATCCCAATGAAGATAGCTTCCTGGAATATAATAGGGTTCAACTGTCCTTTAAAACATAGTGAAGTTAAAGATTACTTAGTGGTTAATAAGCTTGATATTATGGCTCTCTTGGAAACCAGGGTTAAGGAGCATAAAGCTTCTAAAATCATTAAAAAGAAGTTTAGTAATTGGCATGTGGTTTGCAACTATTCTCATCATTATAATGGGagaatttgggttttttttaacCCTAGTAATGTTACTATGCTTAGTAATACTGTTGCTGATCAGCTTATTTACTTTAAGGTGAACCATCATGAGTCTTGCTCTACTTTCCATTTGAGCATTGTCTATGGGTGTAATGATCCTCTGGATAGGCATAGGCTATGGTCTAGTCTTGTTGCAGGTTCCACTGCAGAACCTTGGTCGGTGCTTGGTGATTTTAATGTGGTGAGAACTCCTTCTGATAAATTAAGTAACACTCCTCCTGTGCTTCAGGATATGCTAGATTTCTATGATTCTCTTGCTTCTTGTCATCTTGATGATCTCACTTGCACTGGGGTTGATATGACATTGACTAATAAGCAGGATTCTGGGACTAGGGTTTGGTCTAAACTGGACAGGGTCCTAGCAAATCCTGGCTTCATTTCTTCCTTCCCCAATGCTTTTGGTCATTTTCAGGAGCCTGGTATATTTGATCACTCTCCTGTTTTAGTCCATGTTTCTTATGATAAAAAGGTTGCTAAGAGGTTTATTTTTCTTAATAGTTGGGCTGGGCATCCTGATTATTTACAAACTGTAAAGGCAGCCTGGGAAACTACTTTGCAGGGAAGTCCAATGTACTCCTTCTTTCAGAAGTTAAAAAGTGTCAAGCATGCTCTTACCCATTTTCATAAGCAGCATTTCAGTAATATATCTCAAAGAGTTCAGTCTGCTAAAGATGCTTTGGTGGAGTGTCAACACACTCTTGTTTCAAATCCTTTCTCTGATAGTCTTATTCGGGAGGAAAGGCTCTTAATTGCTGAGTATACCAAGCTTAAAGATCATGAGCTTTCAATCCTTTCTCAAAGAGCTAAAATAAGGGATATCCAGGACTCTGATTATAGTTCTAAATATTTTTTTGCAAAAATTTCTAAGAGAACTCATCAGCAGGTTATTGGTGGCATTCATGATCACCATGACAAGCTTCATATGGGGTTTTCTTCTGTTAGTGCTGCTTTTAATTAGTATTATCAGGACCTGCTGGGGCACAACTCTTCTACCACCCCTTTAGATACTGATTTTATTTCTTCTGGAGCTGTGGTTAATTCTTCAGATAGCCATTCCCTGATTAGGGAAATCTCTCCTGCTGAAATCAGAGATGCACTCTTTAGTATGGACTCTAATAGTAGCCCTGGAATTGATGGTTTCTCAGCTGGGTTCTTTAAATCTGCCTGGAACATTATTGCCAAAGATTTTTGCAAAGCTGTGAATCAGTTTTTTTCTTCTGGCAGGATGTCTAAGCAGGCTAACTCAACTATTATTTCTCTGATCCCTAAGAAGGCCATACCTAATGCTGTCACTGATTATAGGCCTATCTCTTGCTGCATTATTTTCTATAAGATAGTTAACAAGATCCTAGCTAACAGGCTTCAAAGTATTCTTCCTTCCATTGTTGGTGCTAAACAAGCTGCCTTTATTAAAGGAAGAAGCATTTTTGAAAACATAATGCTATCTCAAACTTTGGCCAAAGGTTACAATAGGGCTAATATTTCCCCTCGCTGCATGATCAAGGTAGACATTAGGAAGGCTTTTGATTCCCTCCAATGGTCTTTTATTGCTAATATGCTTTCTGGTTTGGGTTTCCCTCAGCAATTCATTGACTGGGTGCTTGGATGCATTCAATCTCCTTAGTATTCTTTAAAAATCAATGGAGAGCTTTCTGGGTTTTTTCAAGGGAAAAGTGGCATTAGGCAGGGTGATCCCCTTTCCCCTTACTTGTTTGTGCTTAGCATGAATGTTTTGTCAAGATATCTCAGGACTCTTTGTGCCAAACCCCTTGTCTCTTATCATCCTAAGTGCTCTAGGCTTAAACTTAATCACTTGGTCTTTGCTGATGACTTGATGATCTTTATTAGGGGAGATGTCCCCTCTGTTGCAGCAGTTAAGAGTACTCTGAGTCTTTTTGCTGAGCTTTCTGGGCTTCATGCTAACATTGAGAAAACCAACATGTATTTTGGAGGGGTGCCTCATGATGTTAAGGAGGCTATTCTAGCAGCAACTGGTTTCTCTGATGGTCAGTTCCCCTTCAGATACATAGGAGTCCCCTTGTCCACTTCTCGAATCTCAGTGGCAATGTTTGATTCCCTCATTCTCAAGATAAAGCATTCTATCCAACATTGGTCCTCTAACTTCCTTACCTATGATGGTAGGGTACAGTTAATCAATTCTATAATTTTTGGCATGGAAACGTTTCAGTGTTCTTGAATCTTTTGCCTAAGGAGGTTCTGCAAAAAATCAATAAGCTCTGTAAGGACTTTTTTTGGGGAATACTGCCTGAAGGTAGAAGAATGGTGTTTAAGAAATGGAAGGACATCTGTCTGCCCTGGGATGCAGAAGGTTTCAATATCAAAGACCTCTCTACTTGGAATGATGCTCTACAGTGTAGATGGATTTATCTGCTGGCTAATACTACTGAGGGGAGTTGGGTTTCCTGGCACCAGGATTATATCTTGCAGCATCAATCTATCTGGTTTGTACAATCCCAGGATAGTTTTTCCTCCAGTCTTAAGGGAATCCTGGCTGTAAGGGACAGGCTAGTTGCTCTAGCAGGTAGCATTACTAATGCTTCTTCTCTGATTAACGGCTGGTGCTCTCAGGGTAAATTCAGAGTTACTGCAGCCTATAGCTATCTGAGAGGTGTTGTCTTAGCTGGTCCTTGGACTGCAGCTCTGTCTCATCCTCGTATTGTTCCAAGTCACAAGATTATTTTTTCTTTGGCAGCTCAGCAGAAATTGGCAACAGTGGACAATCTGCAGAGTAGAGGGTTTTATATGGTTAATCGATGTTCTCTCTGTGAACTTAACCTTTAGGATCATGCCCACTTGTTCTTTAATTGCTCTTTCTCTAAGGATGTCTGGCACCAGCTTCTACAGTGGATGGGTATGCACCGTGCTAGTTCTTGTTTACTTGCTGAACTTGAACAAGCTAATCTTGGGAGTAAACACAATTGGAGGATGGCCTGGTTTTGTACTTCATTGGCTGCTGCTGTTTATCAAATCTGGAATGAACGTAATTCTCGTCTTTTTAGAGGAAGAAAGGCTGCAGTTACTAAAATTGTTAGCAGGGTTAAGTTTCTTGTTTCTACCCGACTCCTAATGTGGACTAGTCATAAGCAATACTCGCTTCTAGCTGCTAGTTTATGATTTTGTTGTATAGTGGATAGTCTTTGCAAAAATCTCTTGTAATTTCTTTCATTATTTGAATGAAATGATaaattttttgtaaaaaaaaaaaaacgtggcaaagttcatgcagaacaacatcatctgtcgatacgtttgcccacatgagatcattagtgatgatggatcacatttccaaccCGAGACTGagtaattgctagccaagtacaaaattaggcatcaccactcttacccatatagaccacagactaatggcacggtagaggcagcaaacaagaacgttgtcacaattctcaagaaaatgattgacaactatcgagattggccaagcaaaataccctttgctttatggggatatcggacatcagttaggatgcccactggggccacccctttctatttgacctatggcatggaagctgtacagccagtcgagttagaaataccatcgttgcgtatcttactcgaaagtcaaatcccggaagccgattggaagagggatagatatgaagaactcatcctcctggatgaacgtaggctacgtgcattgcataatgtccaaacatatcaagcacgtatcaaacgagccttcaacaaaagggtcaagccaaggaacatcaaggaaggagacctagtactcaagtcggttagagctcttttacctgtcgatccacggggaaaattcaaaacctaattgggccggaccatttctagtcaagtccgtACTtctagggggtgcggttagaattacagacctagatgggaatgaatttgccaaaccgacaaaccttgaccaattaaaacggtattatgcctagaataggaacagaaacgcgcctcgcgtaacctcacgtgtcgctcttgtggcactaaataaacggcccctggccaagctgaaataagctaatgtcactatgcgcttgcattttgacaatttgtcatcctcatatcatcaaataaactaaatttgcaccttaagaataagtaaaaagctcatgcttatcttctaagttcattacaagctcttgcttagaacaattattcttttacatttactcgaacactgcgcaagggtttgatttcatttttttaatgaatacgtaggcaatccttcacaggatacaacccattaatttcaaaaatgtaaatagaaggacatttgcaatcgCATTTGGaattcaacaagaataataaatagaaagtcacaacggtttcatacccaattaacctcttttattcatttctaataataatacgttacataataataataatggcaagtaaaaataaaaaaagtaGGTTAGGATTCtgaaaaccccaccttcttattacaataataataataataataataaataataaagacaTGTTGAAAGAGATTGCTGATCTTTCAGGATTGAAAATTGGCTCTTTACCTTTTAAATACTTGGGTATCCCCATGGCTTCCAGGAAGCTGTCAGTTCTGGAGTGTAGTATTCTGGTTGAAAGGGTGGTGGATAGAATTAGGGCATTGGGGGCTAGAAAACTTTCCTATGCAGGAAGACTGGTTCTAATCAAGTCAGTCCTTGGCACTCTCCACACCTATTGGGCCAGAATTTTTATTCTCCCATCTACTGTGTTGAAAAAAATTGAGTGTATTTGTAGGAATTTCCTCTAGCAAGGTGATATTCATGCGCATTCTCCAGCTCTGGTTTCATGGGATAGTGTCTGTCACTCAAAGCAACAAGGGGGTTTGGGGATTACTGATATTATCCTTTGGAATAGAGCTGCAATGGGGAAATATATCTGGTGGATAATGCAGAAAAAGGACCATCTATGGGTCAAATAGATGCATAGCATTTATATCAAACAGTCTGAATGGACCTCTTATACTCCAAACTCTGGTGCTAGATGGTCCTGGAGAAGTATTTGCAGATGTAAGGAGTCTTTTATATCTGGTTATACTGGGATATGGTGGCAGTCTGAGGATGGTTTTTATACTATTGAGAAAGGATACAAATGGTTAAGAGGAGACCAACCTGAGGTTCCTTGGTACTCTTGGATATGGAATGGCATCAGTCTACCTAAGCATCGTTTTATTGCTTGGTTAGTCATCAGGCAGAGACCTTTGACGAAAGATAGACTGAATAGGATGATGGGAAGCGTTGAGGATGAGTGTGAGCTATGTGGGCTTGACAAAGAGGACCATGATCACTTGTTCTTCAAATGCTCATATAGTTCCAGATGTGTCCAGTTACTGTCTGAATGGTGTAAAGTTCAGTTGCCCTTATCAAATTTGGTTGATTGGTGGAGCAGTCAATCTTTTGGGTCACAGGTGAAGAAGGAGATGATAGCAGCTATCATTGTTGCTGCTATGTATCAAATCTGGTGGATGAGAAATCACTGCCGGTTTGAGAAGGAAATTTTTAGGCCTGAGTTTGTTTTACAAAAAGTTCAGGAAGTTGTGAGAAATCGCTGTGTTAGTCAGTATAGGGATAATATCCTTATAACTGAGTTACTTGCTTGAGTTGATGTTGGTTTTGTTAGATATTTGCTTGAATGTAGGCGTATCTAACTCAAAATTGTAACAGATGATGTAATTTGCTCGTTGATGATATAATACTtccttacattttaccaaaaaaaaaaataataaagacatgggctattcctccattttccctttgcccttgtcatttttgtcatacttctagtcacgacctcgagccggacgctcttgcgccacttcggacctaatcaccaacggtctttcttgaggcctagccttaccattcttgtcaaccactttgtccacgacaggagaggtcttcggtttctgcGAAGGACGAACAACTTGAAACcaggcttcctcctctccctcagtcagatgcttctctttctccttttccacttcgcgcaccttgtagtcaacgagctcgcgcttcctcaatctctcatgctcctcgggagtagtagctttcctccactgcagataggagtccgacacccataaggcattaacagaagagttcaagaaccacacatttctttgagcccatttaatggccaactcccttcgactctcagtagtaaacgccacggcagtctgcaggacagtgtcaagcttcgggatcatatGCTTCAttccaacttgcctcatcaacttctacgggaagatgcatatcatgaatcccaagccaggaatgcgcacagatcgg
Encoded here:
- the LOC141601326 gene encoding uncharacterized protein LOC141601326; the protein is MLKEIADLSGLKIGSLPFKYLGIPMASRKLSVLECSILVERVVDRIRALGARKLSYAGRLQGDIHAHSPALVSWDSVCHSKQQGGLGITDIILWNRAAMGKYIWWIMQKKDHLWVK
- the LOC141601325 gene encoding uncharacterized protein LOC141601325, whose protein sequence is MNVLSRYLRTLCAKPLVSYHPKCSRLKLNHLVFADDLMIFIRGDVPSVAAVKSTLSLFAELSGLHANIEKTNMYFGGVPHDVKEAILAATGFSDVFLNLLPKEVLQKINKLCKDFFWGILPEGRRMVFKKWKDICLPWDAEGFNIKDLSTWNDALQCRWIYLLANTTEGSWVSWHQDYILQHQSIWFVQSQDSFSSSLKGILAVRDRLVALAGSITNASSLINGWCSQGKFRVTAAYSYLRGVVLAGPWTAALSHPRIVPSHKIIFSLAAQQKLATVDNLQSRGFYMLLQWMGMHRASSCLLAELEQANLGSKHNWRMAWFCTSLAAAVYQIWNERNSRLFRGRKAAVTKIVSRVKFLVSTRLLMWTSHKQYSLLAASL
- the LOC141601327 gene encoding uncharacterized protein LOC141601327, whose translation is MHSIYIKQSEWTSYTPNSGARWSWRSICRCKESFISGYTGIWWQSEDGFYTIEKGYKWLRGDQPEVPWYSWIWNGISLPKHRFIAWLVIRQRPLTKDRLNRMMGSVEDECELCGLDKEDHDHLFFKCSYSSRCVQLLSEWCKVQLPLSNLVDWWSSQSFGSQVKKEMIAAIIVAAMYQIWWMRNHCRFEKEIFRPEFVLQKVQEVVRNRCVSQYRDNILITELLA